From the Lathyrus oleraceus cultivar Zhongwan6 chromosome 4, CAAS_Psat_ZW6_1.0, whole genome shotgun sequence genome, one window contains:
- the LOC127137133 gene encoding uncharacterized protein LOC127137133 gives MHSLGSSYSDTSSLSFPRYQGFGTLATPFSRPPGFGLTSQSIPTFTSSFIVVIRQQMDESNHEMVHMLTQQMGTILRPLIQDSTHSCQQLATQMTRIKDFLGAPRAQVCQNPAPPPRPETLVRQEEMTDDTAEQEHREFEHIQRMAQRPPVTEFPRGWKVPKFAVFIGDTEESTLEHVARYQTEVGDIDNNEDLKLKYFPSSLTKNAFTWFTVLPPQSIQTWTQLERLFHEQFYMGQSKISLKELASVKQKVVESVDQYLNRFRLLKARCFTQVPEHELVEMADGGLDYSIRKKLDTQYLRDMAQLADRVRLEGVSSDDEDIIDKSEVNVEELKPGTSYACKVLKPSNGKNLVEPEKIDKYVAKTYTFDVSKDLVQKALKEGRLQFGERPKMQVDSDPLKIEEALYVEPLECMVVETTDGLIEVSKADSLAESFEVMMV, from the exons ATGCATAGTCTCGGTTCGAGTTACAGCGATACCTCATCATTATCATTCCCTCGCTACCAAGGATTTGGAACTTTGGCAACCCCATTTAGTCGACCCCCAGGTTTCGGATTGACGTCTCAGTCAATCCCAACTTTTACGTCAAGTTTTATCGTTGTTATAagacaacaaatggacgaaaGTAATCATGAAATGGTACACATGCTAACTCAGCAAATGGGTACCATATTGAGGCCATTGATCCAGGATTCAACGCATAGTTGCCAACAGTTGGCAACCCAAATGACAAGGATAAAGGATTTTTTGGGAGCCCCAAGGGCTCAGGTCTGTCAGAATCCTGCGCCTCCTCCTCGACCGGAAACACTGGTTCGACAAGAGGAAATGACGGATGATACTGCCGAACAGGAACATCGGGAATTTGAACATATCCAAAGGATGGCACAAAGGCCCCCCGTG ACAGAATTTCCTAGGGGGTGGAAAGTCCCAAAATTTGCCGTGTTCATTGGGGATACTGAAGAATCCACCCTCGAGCACGTGGCCAGGTACCAGACCGAGGTTGGCGACATAGATAACAATGAGGACTTGAAGTTAAAATATTTCCCAAGTTCTCTTACAAAAAACGCGTTTACATGGTTCACAGTGCTACCTCCACAGTCGATCCAAACGTGGACACAGTTAGAGAGATtattccatgaacaattttacatgggacaatCGAAGATTAGCCTCAAAGAACTAGCTAGCGTTAAGCAAAAGGTTGTTGAGTCAGTTGATCAGTATCTAAACAGGTTTAGACTGTTGAAAGCACGATGCTTTACCCAAGTCCCTGAACATGAACTAGTCGAGATGGCGGATGGGggtctagattattctataagaaAAAAGCTAGATACTCAATATCTTAGAGATATGGCCCAATTGGCCGATAGGGTTCGAC TCGAAGGAGTTTCTTCCGACGATGAAGATATAATCGACAAAAGTGAGGTTAACGTGGAAGAACTTAAGCCCGGAACTTCGTATGCGTGTAAGGTTTTAAAGCCCTCGAATGGGAAAAACCTTGTCGAACCAGAGAAAATAGACAAATACGTAGCTAAGACCTATACTTTCGACGTGTCTAA ggatttggtgcaGAAAGCTCTGAAAGAAGGAAGGCTCCAGTTTGGTGAAAGGCCAAAAATGCAGGTGGATTCCGACCCTCTAAAGATAGAGGAAGCTTTGTACGTAGAGCCTCTTGAATGCATGGTGGTAGAGACTACTGATGGTCTTATTGAGGTTTCCAAAGCAGACTCGTTAGCTGAATCGTTTGAAGTGATGATGGTCTAA